AGGGGCTGTCTATATAATAATGGGGTTTGGTTTTTCTCAAATAAGATTTGACCAGTGGCATCCCCCTGGGAAACAATCAGGATTCCTCCCCCGGCAGCCCAGCTCTTAAGCACTTCTTTGTGAGCAGTTGGGATTCCATCCAATGGACCGTCTAGTACAATTAAATCTATTGGTTTTAACGGCAGCAATTTTTCCGGCAAATCACCTGCCTCTATGGTTTTTGCAGTTACGATTCTTGGGTAATCTCCACGGCCAAGGGAATCCACAACAGGTTTATATATGTCCCCCCTTTCAGAAATGCCCATGACCAAAAGACCGTCTTGTATTTGCAGTCCTTCTAAAGGTGACCATGCCATGATTCTATTGTTGGCAATGAGATTAATCTGACTGTTATTTGCTACAACTTCACCAGGGAGTAAAAAGGTAACCTTTTTTGTTTCACCGGCAGGAACTTTAATGTCCATAAAGTAGTTAATATTATCCCGGTTACTCATGTGCTCCTTGGGTATTAATACGAGTCTGCCAGTGAGATCCGGTCCTTTATTCTCAACTATAACCTGGACCATAACCAGGCTGTTTATCTTGTAGACACCATTAAAGCCCGGCTTTGCTCTCATGGTTACATTGTTGTCTGCCACGGCAGCAGTGCCATATAAACTAATAAATAAAACAAGCAAAACAAATACAATAGTTTGCTTTCCCCTATTCATTACTCTATCCCCCCTGCTCTAACCCATACTAAAGCATTGTGATTGCTCTGGTTTCTTTCTACTATCAAGAAGGTACCATCTGGCGACCATTGTGGGTTATTGTCCTTGGTTGTGCTTCTCAATTCCCATATGACAGTATCCTTAAGCCCCATTGCTTCCCATTCTCTTAGCAGTTTGCTTTCATCCTCCGGACCAGGTCCAGGCAGCTGGGTAAGGTTTATCTTAAACCTACCTTCCAGATCTGCCACCCATATTTCCTGAACCCTCTGTTCTGATATGAGTAACGGGTTTCCCTCCGAGTCATAACTAAGGATTTTTTCCCAGCGTCTATCATTTACAAAAGCTAATTGATTTTTACTTGACCACCTGGGCTGACCCCCTAATCCCCACAAGGTTTCACTTTCTCCTTCTATTTCAACTACCCATATTTCTGCTTCATTATTATCATTATACCTCTGGACTGCCAGCTGCTTTCCATCTGGAGACCAGGCTGCATGTGAGCCCTGGGTAACAAACTCTGGGCCTTTATCCCCTTCAGTAATGTTCAATCTATATATTCCGTACTTGAAGTCTTCTCCATTCTTTTTGCCAACAGTAAAAACTAACTGTCCTCCATCTGGAGACCAAACTGGCTGGCCAAGGGTTCCGCCTGCTTGCGAGCGTAAAAGTAACTCCTTGTTAAAATTTTCTAAATGCACTAGGAATAAACTGGTTTTACCGCTAGACTCTGCAATCAATAAAAGCTGTTTTTCATCTGGTGACAAGGCAGCCTCCCTAAAAACCATTCCTATTTCTGGTGCCAGAACCTCCTTTCTGTCCTGACCATTATACTTCATCTCCCATACGCTTCCTCTAAATATAAAATAAAGCTTGCCTTTTGAACCTATGGTGACACTAAAGTTTTTACTTCCCAAGCTGTCAGAGAATATTTCCCGCTCTTCTCTTTGAAAGGGTTGGTCAACCATGGATGATTCATCCACTGCAGAGGAGTAGAGAATGGCTGCAATGACAATCACAAAGGGAATTAAAAACAGCATCCACTGAAACAGCTGCACTCGTTTTTCTTTTTTGGCCACTTCCTCCTGGAATTTACTTTTCATGGGAGAAATAAACCCTTGTGTACTGGTGTCCTTTACAGGTGGTCCATGTTTTAAAAATTTTTGCCTTAATTCTTCCTTTAAATCATAATTGACAGGGACCCTTTCCCTTACCTTTCTCATTCTAAGAAGCAGGCTTGTCATCTCTGGGTCTCTTTCTAAAATTTCTTTATGATGCTGGATATCAATAACCTTATCCTTGCCCTTGTATCCCTTGTTAATATCACCCATTTAATCCACCTCCCCTTGTTTATGCCAGAGGGTTCTTAGTCTTTGCAGGGCTCTGTAGCCCATTGTTTTTACTGTAGAATCCTTTTTACCTAATACCTGTGCAATATGCTGATATTTCAAGTCACCAAAATACCTGAGCAGCAGTACATCGCGCTGCTCCTGGGACAGCTGCTCCATGCATCTCTTTAATTCAATGATTTCCTCATCAGCAAGGGCAGTTTCCTCTGGTTGCTCCCTTTTATCTGCTAATAAAGCATGTTCATCCAGGGGTAAATGGTCCCTCCTCTTGCGAAGGTAATCAACGTATGTAGTATGGGCTATCCTGAATATCCAGGCTCCTGCCTTCTCAGGATTTCGACACTGATGAAAGTTTTCAAAGGCCTTTGTAAAAACCTGGGCAGTTAAATCATCTGCATCCCAGGTATTACGAACACGATAGCGGAGATATCTGTTAACCTTATCAAAGTATATATCGTAAACCTCTACAAATGACTTGCTGTTGTTTTCAGTGGCATTATGGGCAATGTCTTGTGCCTTATCCATTTTCTACACCTCTTTGTTTTTCTCAGGCTTTGCTCAAGGTATGCTCTATTTATAAAGACGGATTTTCATTAAAAAAGTTACACCCAGCATATCACACTTATTATTAAGGCTGCTACTTAAGACTTAATGGCAGACATGGCAAGTTATTACAAATAGCATCAAGAAACCCTCCCAAGGATTTATTCCAAGGCAAACAAGGGAAAAGGGCAGCACAAAAAACCTTATCCTATGAAGATAAGGTTTAAAAAAGACAAAGTTTCTCTATTTTATAGCTTCCCTTAGGTCCAAGGCAGCTTTATAAGGGTTTCCTGATGCCATGATATATGACATTACTGCAACGCCATGGGCACCTGCATCAAGTGCTTCCCTTGCATTAAGGGGACAGATTCCTCCCAGGGCTATCAAGGGAATGTTAACTAATGGCCTTATTTTCCTGAGCAGACCAGGGCCCCCTGGCTCCAGGCCTTTCTTGCAGTCTGTTTTGAAAATATGCCCTGCAAGAAGATAACTAGCCCCATTTTCCTGGGCCAGGACAGCTTCCTCAACACTATGAATAGATACGCCTATTTCACCTTTAAAGGCATGCTGTTTTTTCATAAAATCTGAGAACCCAAGATGCAGGCCATCTGCTCCACTATCTGCTGCAGCCTGCCAATTGCTGTGGACAATAAGGCTGATATTCCTGTCTTTAACAATTTCCCTGATTTTGAGGGCCATGGGCATTAGAGATTTATATGGAAGGTCTTTTTCCCTTAGTATTATTCCATCAATACCCCCTTCCACAGCCCCTTGAATTACATCATAGAATGTGCCTGTTTTAACCAATCTCCTGTTGCTGATTAAAAATAATTTCCTGGCTTTCATTTATATATCCATCCAGTCCTTAAATATGGGTTGAAAACCCTTGGCCTGGATTGCCTGTCTAATCTCTGCAACACTTCTTACATCGGATATTTCAAACTGACCCTCACCTGTGGTCTCACCCTTGTGGCCTCCTACCTCAGTTGACACTCCTGCTGACATTTTTGTAACCCCCAGGGGGATGAGCTGGTCCCTAAAACCCTGTCTTTCCCTTGTTGAAATGGAAATACCTACATGGGGAAGAAATATTTTTAACCCAAGCATAATCTGTACAAACTCTCTATCGCCAACTGGGTATACATCTGTGTACCCACCAATGTATGGTCTTATTCGAGGTAGAGAAATGCTTATTTCTACATCAAGATATTTATTCTGCAGGTAATCTGCGTGGAGCCCTGTATAAAAAGCCTCCCTTCTCCAATGATTAAGACCCAGAAGGGCACCAATATTGACACTTCTCATTTTTGCCCTGCACGCTCTTTCAGGAGCATCAAGTCTAAAGTGGTAATCCCTTTTAGGTCCACCAGGATGAAGTTTATCATAAATTGCTTCATCATAGACCTCTTGATAAACTACAAGTCCATGAACACCTGCATTTATTACTTCTTTATATTCTTCTTCAGTTAAGGGATAAATCTCTATGGAAACAGCCTCAAAGTATTCTTTTAAAACCTTTACGGCATCTTTAATATAGCTTACTGGTGTCTGTGTCCTGGATTCCCCGGTAAGAACCAGGACATGCTTCAAGCCGGTTTTAGAAATTTCCCTGGCTTCTGCTTCTATTTCCTGCATGGTTAGTTTTTTTCGTGCAATGTTATTGGCTGCGTTGAAGCTACAGTACACACATTTATTTACACAGTGGTTGGAAATATAGATAGGTGTATAAAGCAAAATTGTTTTACCAAAATTCTGCAGGGAAAGCATATGGGCCCTTTGGGCCATCTGTTCTAGATAGACCTGGGCCTTAGGAGAAAGAAGGGCTAAAAAATCCCATGGTTCAAGCTTATCCTTGTCCAGTATCCTCCTTATATCATTGCCTTGTATTTTTTGAAAAAAATTGTCAAAGGAAAAATCTTTTATCTTAGAATACTCATTATAGAAACTCATGAAGCATCAACCTCATCTAAAAAACCTGTAAGGGGTGAAGATGGATTTGCAAGCTGACCCTGGGGACCTAATTTAGCATTATAGGCCAATCTTCCGGCCTTAACCGCTAGAGCAAAGGCTTCTGCCATGGCTATGGGATCCTTTGAGGTAGCTATGGCTGTATTGACCAGGACAGCCTCTGCCCCCATTTCCATGGCTTGTGCCGCATCTGATGGCTTACCAAGGCCGGCATCAACAATAATGGGCACGTCAATTTCATTAATCATTATTTGGATCAATTCCCCTGTTCTGATGCCCCTGTTTGTTCCAATTGGCGAACCCAGGGGCATAACTGCTGCTGCACCAGCCTCAACCATTCTCCTGGCAGACATAAGGTCAGGGCTCATGTAAGGCAAAACTACAAAGCCTTCCTTTGCTAGCATCTCCGTGGCCTTAATAGTCTCGAAATTGTCAGGCATCAGATATTTATTGTCAGATATTACTTCAATTTTCACCCAATTGCCGCAGCCCATAGCCCTGGCAAGCCTGGCTATTCTTACGGCCTCTTCAGCATTTCTAGCTCCTGAGGTATTGGGCAATAAGATGCAGCCTTTTGGTATATATTCTAGTATGTTATCTTCTTTATCATCTAGATTTACCCGCCTTAATGCCATTGTTATTACCTGTGTGCCGCATCTATTAATGACCTTGGGCATTATGCTGTTACTAGCATATTTTCCAGTTCCAATAAAAAGCCTGCTTTCCAGAGCAACTCCACCTATTGTTAACCTATCCATAAGCTCCTCCTTGTTTATCTATGTGAATTTGTTTCATACATCCTTTTCTCCCAGGATCAGCCGTAAAACTGTATTGGCCTGGTGATTGGCAGCTATTGCTACCCTGGGTGCCATTAGTCCACAGCCTGGTTTGGCCTCTGACACTCCATCACCAATAAGGTAAAAATAGTCACTTATTTTTTTTGTGATTATGGTATTGCTTGAAAAATATCCTGCCATTCCTGATGATGCTACTACATATTTCTTTGGAAACAGCTTTAAAGCCGCATTCACCAGTTCAGCCTTACATTTCGGATCATCAAAGGCTTCAACAATAATGTCTGCATTGGAAAAGCATTCTTGAACATTATCTGCATTAAGATAAGTATTTTTAGTCTCTAACTCTACAAAGGGGTTAACTTGCTGTATCAGCTCCCTTAATGCTTCTGTTTTTAACAATCCTATGTGGCTGATAAAATATTGCTGCCTGTTAAGATTGCTTGGTTCAACTACATCATAATCTACCAGTACAAGCTTACCTATACCTAACCTTGCAAGGGATATGGCTGTATTAGATCCCAGGCCCCCAAGACCAGCTATTCCCACAGCAGCCTTTTTCACCTTTGCAAACACGCCTGGAGTATGTCTTGCCATCAATAGTGCTTCCATTTCCCCTTGACTGGGAATTTCGCCCCTTTTAATAAAGACTAAACGGTCATTTTCCTTAAGCTTCCTATCTTCTTTTATGATAAAACCATTTAATACAACAATATCTGCATCTGATTTAAACATATCCCTTATTGTAAAGGCTGAAAGCTCGGGTTTTATGCTGGTAATCCTGTCATTAACAAAAATCTTCATTTAAACTTAGCCTCCCCCTACAAAGCTGACAATTTCAACCTTATCCCCTTCATGAAGAAGCATTTCTTGATAGTCTTCCTTTGCAATAATCTGCAGGTTTACTTCCACAACTACCTTTTCGTGACAGATGCCCAGCCTTTCCAAAAGCTGCAGTATTGTAGTTCCTGATGGTATATCCAGTGCTTTTCCATTGACCAGCATTTAAACTCCTCCTTTCCAGTACAAAGCCAAGATAATACAATATCTTCCACATTACTTTAAAGCATAATCTCCTAAACGCCAGAAAAGCTTACCCTAGGTAAGCTTTTAGTGTTTTTTGTTTAAAAAACATGACTTCCCTACGGTAGTATTAACTACATCAGGTTCAGAGGGTTAGGATTGCTCCTTCTCAGCCAGATGGCACCCCTAGTATTTTATTAAGTTTTTAACCTAGTTATAAGTATAAACTATTTGTTATTTCAAGGGAATAGAAATAATCATATTTTATTTTCTAGAAAACCAGACTATCCGGGTCAGGACCTACCCTTTCATTTTTATTTAAAGAATCTATCTTAGCCATATCTTCCATTGCAATTGCAAAATCATATATATGGGCATTTTCTCTAATGCGATGCTCCGAAACAGATTTCGGTATAGTTATAACTCCCTTTTGCAAATCCCATCTTAAAATTATTTGTGCAGGAGTTTTATTGTATTTTTTAGCTAAACTTACAATAACCTCATTATCAAGGATTTGTCCCCTCATCAAGGGACTCCAGGCCTCCAGCATTATATTGTGATCTGAGCAGTACTCGTGCAGCTCTTTTTGAGTAAGTCTTGGGTGATACTCAATCTGATTGACCATGGGAACTAGCTCATTTTTTGAAATTAAATCCTCTAGGTGATGGATTTGAAAGTTGCTTACTCCTATGGCACGAACATGACCTTCCCTGTAAAGCTTTTCAAGAGCTTTCCATGTGTCATTATACTTGTCTTTTCCCGGCCAATGAATTAGATACAGGTCTATATAATCCACAGCCAATTCTTTTCTGCTTTTTTCAAAAGCCTGCAATGTACTTTCATAACCCTGGTCACTATTCCAAACCTTTGTGGTAATGAAAACCTCCTCCCTTGGGATACCATATTCCCTGATAGCCTGGCCTACTCCCTTTTCGTTTTCATAAAAGGCAGCAGTATCTATACTTCTATACCCTACATCCAGGGCAGTTTTCACAGCCGACTTGACCTCTTCACCTTCTTTAGCTTTGTATACCCCCAGTCCAAACCAGGGCATTTTTACACCGTTGTACAGCCCTGCACAATCATGGATACTCCTAATCAATGCTTTCAACTCCTTTGGTATCTTTCACTTTATTTTATAATATCCTGCACTTTACCTTCAACTACCTTTATGAGGTCATCAACATTCATGGCTATTTGCACTCCTATTTTCCCGCCACTTACAATGATCTCCTTGGATGCCTCTGCCCTCATATCTATAAAGGTTTTGTAAAGCTTTTTCATCCCTATTGGCGAGCACCCTCCCCTGATGTAGCCGGTAAATTTTTGAATATCCCTGGAAGGTATCATTTCAATTTTCTTTTCGCCTGACGCTTTAGCTGCCTTTTTTAAGTCCAGTTCCTCCTGAACAGGAATAATAAAGACATATAAATTACTACTGCTGCCCTGGGCTACCAGGGTTTTATACACAACCTTTGGATCCTTTCCTATTTTCTCTGCAACAGAAATACCATCAATTTTTCCATCATTATTCTCATAAGAATATACCTTATAAGCAATTTTTCTGCTGTCAAGGATACGCATAGCATTTGTTTTTGAAGGTGCCATTTTTTTATAATTCCTTTCTAAAGCTTACCTGTTGTTATACCTGTTGTTTTATCTAAAAATGTCATAGAAGTTAAATATTCTTTATAGAGTGCTTTATATAGCTATCAGGCTGGTTTTTACTTGTTTGCTGCTGCCATATTGCTGGAAATCCTAGGGATGTTAATCTGCCTGGGTAGCATTCGTAATAATTAGCATATAGGGACACTGAGAATTATATTTCAAAGAGTATGTATTATATTCTAGAATTATTATATGATTGTCTGAAGGTTTACCAATTATAGTTTACCCAAAAAGGAAAAGGCCCTGAGCTTCCCCCACTCAAGGCACATTAATTAATCCCTATGCTCTATAAACCCCCTGGGCAGCCTCTAGGGCTCCCATTTTATCAATCTTTTGGCCCATACCTTCTAGAATATTACCCAGAGCAGTAAGAACAAGGATAACGTTGGCTTGGGTGCTGGCATAGCCCATGAGGCCAATTCTCCAGGCTTTGCCTTTAAAGTCTCCTAGTCCTCCTCCTATTTCCATACGGTACTGCTCCATTAACTGCTTCCTCACTTCTGCTTCATTTACTCCCTCTGGTGCATATACTGTTGTTAAGG
The sequence above is drawn from the Desulfitibacter alkalitolerans DSM 16504 genome and encodes:
- the thiS gene encoding sulfur carrier protein ThiS; translated protein: MLVNGKALDIPSGTTILQLLERLGICHEKVVVEVNLQIIAKEDYQEMLLHEGDKVEIVSFVGGG
- a CDS encoding TolB family protein; the protein is MGDINKGYKGKDKVIDIQHHKEILERDPEMTSLLLRMRKVRERVPVNYDLKEELRQKFLKHGPPVKDTSTQGFISPMKSKFQEEVAKKEKRVQLFQWMLFLIPFVIVIAAILYSSAVDESSMVDQPFQREEREIFSDSLGSKNFSVTIGSKGKLYFIFRGSVWEMKYNGQDRKEVLAPEIGMVFREAALSPDEKQLLLIAESSGKTSLFLVHLENFNKELLLRSQAGGTLGQPVWSPDGGQLVFTVGKKNGEDFKYGIYRLNITEGDKGPEFVTQGSHAAWSPDGKQLAVQRYNDNNEAEIWVVEIEGESETLWGLGGQPRWSSKNQLAFVNDRRWEKILSYDSEGNPLLISEQRVQEIWVADLEGRFKINLTQLPGPGPEDESKLLREWEAMGLKDTVIWELRSTTKDNNPQWSPDGTFLIVERNQSNHNALVWVRAGGIE
- a CDS encoding thiazole synthase, which gives rise to MDRLTIGGVALESRLFIGTGKYASNSIMPKVINRCGTQVITMALRRVNLDDKEDNILEYIPKGCILLPNTSGARNAEEAVRIARLARAMGCGNWVKIEVISDNKYLMPDNFETIKATEMLAKEGFVVLPYMSPDLMSARRMVEAGAAAVMPLGSPIGTNRGIRTGELIQIMINEIDVPIIVDAGLGKPSDAAQAMEMGAEAVLVNTAIATSKDPIAMAEAFALAVKAGRLAYNAKLGPQGQLANPSSPLTGFLDEVDAS
- a CDS encoding aldo/keto reductase, whose translation is MPWFGLGVYKAKEGEEVKSAVKTALDVGYRSIDTAAFYENEKGVGQAIREYGIPREEVFITTKVWNSDQGYESTLQAFEKSRKELAVDYIDLYLIHWPGKDKYNDTWKALEKLYREGHVRAIGVSNFQIHHLEDLISKNELVPMVNQIEYHPRLTQKELHEYCSDHNIMLEAWSPLMRGQILDNEVIVSLAKKYNKTPAQIILRWDLQKGVITIPKSVSEHRIRENAHIYDFAIAMEDMAKIDSLNKNERVGPDPDSLVF
- the thiF gene encoding sulfur carrier protein ThiS adenylyltransferase ThiF — protein: MKIFVNDRITSIKPELSAFTIRDMFKSDADIVVLNGFIIKEDRKLKENDRLVFIKRGEIPSQGEMEALLMARHTPGVFAKVKKAAVGIAGLGGLGSNTAISLARLGIGKLVLVDYDVVEPSNLNRQQYFISHIGLLKTEALRELIQQVNPFVELETKNTYLNADNVQECFSNADIIVEAFDDPKCKAELVNAALKLFPKKYVVASSGMAGYFSSNTIITKKISDYFYLIGDGVSEAKPGCGLMAPRVAIAANHQANTVLRLILGEKDV
- the thiH gene encoding 2-iminoacetate synthase ThiH; this encodes MSFYNEYSKIKDFSFDNFFQKIQGNDIRRILDKDKLEPWDFLALLSPKAQVYLEQMAQRAHMLSLQNFGKTILLYTPIYISNHCVNKCVYCSFNAANNIARKKLTMQEIEAEAREISKTGLKHVLVLTGESRTQTPVSYIKDAVKVLKEYFEAVSIEIYPLTEEEYKEVINAGVHGLVVYQEVYDEAIYDKLHPGGPKRDYHFRLDAPERACRAKMRSVNIGALLGLNHWRREAFYTGLHADYLQNKYLDVEISISLPRIRPYIGGYTDVYPVGDREFVQIMLGLKIFLPHVGISISTRERQGFRDQLIPLGVTKMSAGVSTEVGGHKGETTGEGQFEISDVRSVAEIRQAIQAKGFQPIFKDWMDI
- a CDS encoding thiamine phosphate synthase, which translates into the protein MKARKLFLISNRRLVKTGTFYDVIQGAVEGGIDGIILREKDLPYKSLMPMALKIREIVKDRNISLIVHSNWQAAADSGADGLHLGFSDFMKKQHAFKGEIGVSIHSVEEAVLAQENGASYLLAGHIFKTDCKKGLEPGGPGLLRKIRPLVNIPLIALGGICPLNAREALDAGAHGVAVMSYIMASGNPYKAALDLREAIK
- the ybaK gene encoding Cys-tRNA(Pro) deacylase, whose amino-acid sequence is MAPSKTNAMRILDSRKIAYKVYSYENNDGKIDGISVAEKIGKDPKVVYKTLVAQGSSSNLYVFIIPVQEELDLKKAAKASGEKKIEMIPSRDIQKFTGYIRGGCSPIGMKKLYKTFIDMRAEASKEIIVSGGKIGVQIAMNVDDLIKVVEGKVQDIIK
- a CDS encoding RNA polymerase sigma factor, which produces MDKAQDIAHNATENNSKSFVEVYDIYFDKVNRYLRYRVRNTWDADDLTAQVFTKAFENFHQCRNPEKAGAWIFRIAHTTYVDYLRKRRDHLPLDEHALLADKREQPEETALADEEIIELKRCMEQLSQEQRDVLLLRYFGDLKYQHIAQVLGKKDSTVKTMGYRALQRLRTLWHKQGEVD